The genomic interval TTGATACATTTTATTTGACGGAAGAGCAGCTAAGGAGCTCACCGTCTAGAAAAGATGGAATTGACGAGGCCACTGAAACTACGCTTAGAATCTATGGTTGTGACCTCGTTCAAGAAAGTGGCATTTTGCTTAGATTGTATCCTTTCCATTTGAATATATTATTTGCTTTTCAGCGCCTATTTCATTCTGGAATATTTGACTTATTTCACATCCTTCCTAGATTGTatcatatgattttttttacctTTTACCCTATATCGGATTATGTATCTCCTTATCTATATGATTCTCAGACCTCAAGCTGTTATGGCCACTGCACAGGTCCTATTTCATCGCTTCTACTGCAAGAAATCATTTGCTCGGTTCAACGTGAAGGTCTCCTTATTTTCATCTTACTTTATTTTTCCCTTCCATTGTAGCAATGCACTTTCATTTCGCCATTCCGTGTGCTATACTTATTTGGACcagatttgatttatttttcagCGGGTTGCCGCTAGTTGTGTTTGGCTTGCTTCAAAACTTGAAGAAAGTCCGCGAAAAGCAAGGCAGGTTCTTATTGTTTTCCACAGGATGGAATGTAGGAGGGAAAACTTACCAATAGAGCATCTGGATACTACTTCTAAGGTAGCTTTTAGTTTCACTATTTTCTCCTGGACTTGTGATATCAAATTTTTAGTTCTGTCTGCAAGTATCTCTACCATCTCGTGTATCATTCGGGTCCGTTTATGTGGGCTTTTTGCTGACTTTCAATGTTAAATTTTAAGAAGGGTCTTGTGGTTTTCTATATGAGATTTTTCATACAGggtttgaatatttttcaaagttGATATGATGTCGTGAAATGGCCGTGCAACGCCTGTTGGAAAATGTAAATTGTATATTTATGATGGGAAACAAAATGAAGAGAAAACTTTTAATTGTTTAACAactatattttgaatatttgatGTTTATTTAAAATGAAGTAGGATCACATGTACAGGATTTTCAGAGAACACGTGACTTGAGTTTAAAGCAGAATGTGTGAAATGAGTGCTTGTTTTTTCTTGTTCAACAGAAATATGTGGATCTAAAAGCACATTTGATCCGAACGGAAAGACATCTTTTGAAGGAGATGGGATTCATCTGCCATGTGGAGCATCCTCATAAGTTTATATCTAGTTACCTTGCTACACTGGAAACTCCCCCAGAACTCAGACAAGAAGCTTGGAATCTTGCAAATGACAGGCAACATTTTCTTTTTAGTTACACAAGCATGTACTTGTAGGATATTTATGGTTCTTTAAGTCTACATTTTTGCTATGCTATGACTAGCATAATTTCCTGGAACATTAGAGGCTCTTGTTTGTGGCTTACCTGGAAATTTGATTCTTCGTTAGACGTTAGTATGATACCGTGATTTGCAGTTAGATGTAGGATGTGCAAGATTATCATTAAAAAATGCTTGATTTTTTCTTGCTTGGTGGAGGAAGGATCGAGTTTCTCATATAATTGATATTATGTGTCTCTGAAAAGATCCTTAATTCCTTATTCACGTTATCCTCGTATGTCAACATTTTCACCCCTTATAACAATcctcttttttcctttttctttttgtgTGTGTGGACAATAAAGCAGCTTGCGCACGACTCTTTGTGTGAGATTTAAGAGTGAGGTTGTGGCCTGTGGTGTTGTGTATGCTGCAGCCCGTAGATTTCAAGTACCACTACCTGAGAATCCTCCATGGTGGAAAGCATTTGATGCAGACAAATCTGGGATTGATGAGGTTTGCAGAGTTCTGGCTCACTTATACAGCTTACCAAAGGCCCAATATATTCCTGTGTGCAAAGAAGGGGGTTCTTTCGCAACATCTAATCGATCATGGGATTCACCAAATCAGTCGGTTTCGAAGGTAATTACTATTCTCCAGGTGAATTGCTTTGCAGTTTGATTTGGTTTCTAGTCTATTTTTCCCTGACCTGTCACGTGTGCTGCTTAACACACTGAGATATATTGGCCAGCGTCTCTCAACACATTCGATCATTTACGACATTAGCGGCCTTAAGATTTTGTTCCATTGTTTTTCTGCAGGATGTCTCCTTGGTGGGAACAACCACAAATGAAGGTGCTGGTACTGTAAAGGTGTCTTCCACTTCTTTTAGTCAAGAAGTTGGTAAGGATGAAACAGTTAAAGCTGCTCTTGACAAATTGAAGGAGTCAAAGAGAAGTGATGATGAATCTAAAGGCATCCCTATTGAGGAAGAATCAAGAGAAGAATCTGAATCAAAATTGATTCCTAATCATAGAACAGAAACTGGTGGAGAAAGGAACAAGGAGAGAGAAAGAGGCAGGGAAAGGGAAAGGGACAGAGAACGGGAAAAGGAGAGAACTAAAAGCAGAGATTACGATAGAGGGAGGGAATCTGATAGGGAACGTGGACGGGAAGACACTGAAAGAGACAGAGATAAAGTGAAGGAAAAGGGTCATCGCACCAGGGAGAGGGGAAAAGATTCGGGTGAGGCTCTTACGTTACACGCTTGATCTCTGGCATTCTGCTAGCATCATTAAATTTCTCTATTCACAACTTTGTTTTTCAAATTTGATTAGTCATTTTGATTGTATAATTTGCAGGACGTCTGGAGAAGTCTAAACATATCTCATCCAGAggtatatttgttattttttagTTTGAATGTTTTGAAACCAAGTTATACAGTCCGTAGAACAGTTCGGACAATAAAGTATATCTTATATTtatgaaaaatcattttttacCAGATCGTGAGTACCATAATTCTTCATATTCATCAAGGGAGAGGGAGAAAGATCGTCGCAAGCATCATTCATATGTTTGAGCAGGTTAGGAAATGGCTTGGTTTTCTACTTTTCAGCTACGCTGTTCTACTCCAAGACCGTTTCCAAAGATcacttcaattctacaaaattCCATCAAGAAGCATTTTTATTGGAGCTGATGAAACTATTTATGAAGTGGTTAAGTAACAATTTCAGAGTTTAAGATGCCGAACACCCGAATTTTCATTAGTAGGCTTCTTCTCTTTATTGTACACAAGTAAAGTTATTACGTCCTCTAGTGAGTATTTTGGCATGCATTAGCAAACGTGTATTTCGAATCGTATTCTGAATAAATTCAATTGTGTGGTGTCCCACACAACCATAAAACTTTGAATCATAATTGTATCATCCTTCCAATGAATCCGTTGTAGACTTGATTCTCTCTTAATCTATATAATTATAAAAGTGTGGATGATGGACAAAGTTTTTTGATTGTGATTTTTATACATTGCCCAAAAACTATGCATTGTTTGTATTAATTGCATGGGCATTgatggaaaaaatatataaaatttagggACAAATTTGGGATAATGGATTTGTAATGTATTGATTATGTATTTAATTgaggtatttatttttttgaactcATTAAACACATGAGGATCatagtgtttttatttttttaatagaaaattgtaaaataagaattttgaaaataatattacataaaaattgaatcgatattcgataataaaaaatatattagaaaaataatattttcttcatacataattcttacaaaaaatattaaaaagaatatatatttaactattatacttataaaagtacaaaaaaaataacaaaattttccttGTAAATTTTCTACTATTCTCATAAATTGTGTATTGTTAAATTAATTGCATGAAAATTACACAATCATTAAATACATAACGATTAAAatagtgtttttattttttaataaaaaattgcaacataagaatctttgaaaataatgttacataaaaattgaataaatattttataataaaaatacattagagaaataatattttcttgatatataattcttagaaaaaatattaaaataatagctttttttaattttaaaaaatcattaaaaatattaaaagaatatatatttaactattatacttataaaagtgtaaaaataataacaaagtttttcattgtaaattttctaccatctccttaaattgtgtgttgttagattaattgcatggaAATTTTCTACATAATTTATGGGAAATCAATgcattaaaaatgaatatatgtttgataataaaaatattttttttttatctataaacCTACGTAAGTGTAGATAATTGACAATTTTTTCAATTgtcaaaagataaaaatgacatcctcatcaatacaaatccaaaaattcaataaagatatatttgtaaatttctaattgttgtaagtaaaaagaaaatatcaattttttttatttattccacctaatatataattaattagtagcctaattattccacatcatatataattaatagtctAACAATTGCTAATGAATTATCATTACAATATATattgattgtaataatttataTCACTTCAAGAATAAAATGTAATTCCTAAATTAACTTTCTCAAATAATCCATCTTTATActaagtttaaatattttatccttttaattttctttctacatgttattttattattttaatgcaattttgtaattatattttagtgtagtttctaattaagtaataaattatagtatcacatgaaaatataagaaaaaaataattatatatgcaaTAGTACAATAATATgataagtatataataatataataatatgaaatataatactaatatattttattattttttaactaagaattgaaagtaaagaatttaataaattatttattagaatttatatcaataattatgaattttaatatactaataatatcataaaatacgaatatgatagaaaaattaaaatagttaGCTATAATAagaagtttaaatattttagtcgcacttataaatatatatatttatatatatatataagacaaagtcttttagtggaatccttttTACAGAGGAAGGAGTGACGTGTGAGTGTTTTACATCCATAAAATTCCCGTGTCTTTACTATTCACAAGTTTTTACATTTCAaactaggcaaaaacttgtatgaaacggtctcacgggtcgtatttgtgagacggatcccttatttggatcatccatgaaaaagtattactttttatgctaagaatattactttttatttgaatatgggtagggttgacccgtctcacggattaagatccgtgagacggtctcacatgagactaactCTTCAAACTATATCTTGTTGTTTAGATTGTCAACTGGTTGAAAATATCATTAGAAATATTGAACCGTCTTTCACACTTTTCACGTGGTTAATATTTATAACCGTTTGAGAAAATCTTTCAACCGTGtaaaaatgattgaaaacaaattttaaaagcaaattttgagtattataggttatattttattatcaattattattatttcattagttttgataatattttgacgAGTTagtcataaatattttaaattgacaaTTATTTGTCCTTAGTGTGCttcacttatataaattatgatttatgcatttataaaatccataatctggttgatttttaggttattaTACCTTATACGTGATTcttagatatatatattttcaaaatttgtttcagttcaattcattctatatattatgctaattttaatttattatataacataaaattaacgacttaaatttcaatttgagaaacaattttgaaagtaaagtatataagttcttaattaatttattcgtctaatatgacaaaagactaaatcaatataaataaaaaaatgaatcaaattatttttaaaaaaatcaaaatttaatttttattaaataattaatatttacgtGCATCGCACGTGCTTCTTGCTAGTTTAAGTTAAGGGTGGGTTTTAAGTCCAATTCTCCACTTTTCCTCTTACAAAGCATCGTTAGGCATGTGGGTTGGTAGGACGCATTGGTTATATCTCTTTGTCAACGATACTCAACCGTCAGGCAACCTGTATGAAACCCCATGCGATTCTGGAAGAAAACAGATTTACTCCATTCTATGCCCTAAGTTTTCACCTAATGGTGTGCAATGATCCACGTCTATTTTTCATATTGTTCATTGCACAGTCCCTTCCACATGAAAAATCATTCATATTTTTCTTTGCATAGATCCACGTGAAAAATCATATGTATCTATTATATGTTATTGGATCCATTCCTAGAACAATGCTCTAAGGCTAGCATCGAACAAACAAGAAAAACATATATATGAAAGTTATAATAGGGCATTGTATATATTGCCATTAAATGAGATGAAATTACAGCAAAATCTGACATAATTTAACATTTTAGCCTAAAAGTCGATGACCTTGAGCATCAGTTGCTATTACAAGGATTAGTTATGTCCCGAAGACCTAATAACATGAGAACCCAGCATCCAAGTGTAGCAGCAACTAGAGCAGAGCCATAATGCTACACCATATGATGAAGTGCAAGCTACAAGGTAGCACAACATGGAACCAGACTAGAATTCACTGCTTCTGAAAATCTGCTCTTTCATAACTGGGGCGAAAGTTCCAAGCGCCAGCAATGAGGATAAAGTAGTTTGACAAGTTAACTTATATGCTTCTGCAACGGAATGTACACGAGTGACTTCCAAATTGCGAAATGATGTCTACAAGAGCTCCATAACCAGATACAGACGTAACCTGGAAAGAAACAAATGTAACACACAATGATTGAGGTGAGTTGATGTGTATTCAACTAGAGATAACAAAAATATAGATGTTTTTGTGTTACTTATAATATTCATATTTCATACGTACAAATCAATGGTTGGGTTGGAGTTCTACTTCTCAAATATAACTTTTCAGTTCAGTTGCCTTATTTTGTTAGGTTGATATTCTTTTATTCTCCCAATTGAGAATCGCCTAAAGCTTTTTTTGATGAGGTTATGATTTGTGTTAAAATATGTAATCTAAGATGAAATTGTCCAGTGCCATACAACTGTTACTACTGGAAAACTGAAAAGGTTCAGAATAGTGCAGGAAAGTAGTGAATAAAAAGGAACTTACACCGGAAGGATGCAGAGAAATTGAAAATACAGATTGAGGAGCACATTGAATCTGTGAAAGATTTTTTCCATTTAAGTTGAATCTGGTGAGAAATGGTTCTGCTCCAACAGCTAAAATCTGCAGAAATAACATGGGATGTCAGAGATAAGATGGCCCAGAAAGGTGTGCACGAAACAAAAGGAAGCGTTTAAAACACAATGCCCAAATAGTGGACAGTGAACGGAAATATCACTGTTATATCACAAGTTTTAATATTTAGCTGAACATCATTCACACTAATAAGGGAGATCCAAATAGTTGGACCTGATGGCTTCTGAAAAACCATCGTAACAGGTACAGATGAGAACTTGAACCTAACTGACAAGAAGAAATAATGTgttgataaaataaaatatgcacAAACTAACTTGATTATTATCAAATAGAACATCTTGAATACAAGCATGAGTTGTCGTGCTAAAAACACATTCACGAGCAGGAAGATTCCAGACTGACAAAGATTGGCCCTTTCCACAAGCCTGTGACAGTACAGATATATGGAGAAGTCAATACTTTGAGCCAGAACAAAGTAGCacagattaataaaattattagggcCAATAGAATAAACTAAGAATGACTATGAAAAACTTGatcaatttaatataaaatatcacCATTTGCAGCTCATTAAAATAGAATCAGAAAGGATAGGTTAGTGGTGCAAGTGAACATATTTAAAGCATGGTAACATTTTATCGCATAATCTCTTACCAACCAGCTCTCGCTAGAATCAATAGCGACGCAACTAACACATGGATAAGATGTGTTTGATTTCTTATCTGGTATGGGATCAATTATTTGGATGCATTTCCCAGCTGTGCAATCTACATCAGTTCACAaaattcaatcaagtcatatacatTGGTAATAAAAAATGAAGACTACTCAACTCGTATATAAGTGGCAGAAACCAGAAGAAACATGATTAGATGTCATTTTCTAATCAATTCATATCATCATGTCCTGGTTGTACAGTAAATTTAGTACCCCATATTCGTGCAGTGCCATCTTCTGAACCAGTTATGATCTGAAACGGAACAAAAAATAGCAGGTATAAGAGCATGAAATAAACTTAAACGTTTTTgagagaacttcagtttgtacaAATCTGCAGCCTCAGCTGACTCCTTTTACGTGATTTTGTATTATTTAGAACTTGTATTTtgcaagtaaatatttataTGCTTTCCAGTTACTTCATGTGGTTTCATTTTTATCTCTTCCTTTTCCCCCTCTAAGCGAAACTGTAAAAGCTTTTATGTTTCTTGTATTAACAGATCTGTGCATCTTTTTCGGCTGGTGTCTTTATTGAACCATACAGCTCATAAGAAGTAGCTTTAAGGGAGCTCCTTATTAGAGATTGGCTGCTAGTTTTATAAAAGCTAGAGTGAGTTTCTATTTGCTTTCTTGGTGATCCTACTCATAGTTGTTTTCTTTGGGTCCCTGGGAGCATAATTTCAGGACTCAATTTTCCTATGCAAATTTAAGTTCGAACAAAAATAACCCAAAAGAGGCAAATAAGACG from Primulina eburnea isolate SZY01 chromosome 17, ASM2296580v1, whole genome shotgun sequence carries:
- the LOC140818272 gene encoding cyclin-L1-1, whose product is MIYTAIDTFYLTEEQLRSSPSRKDGIDEATETTLRIYGCDLVQESGILLRLPQAVMATAQVLFHRFYCKKSFARFNVKRVAASCVWLASKLEESPRKARQVLIVFHRMECRRENLPIEHLDTTSKKYVDLKAHLIRTERHLLKEMGFICHVEHPHKFISSYLATLETPPELRQEAWNLANDSLRTTLCVRFKSEVVACGVVYAAARRFQVPLPENPPWWKAFDADKSGIDEVCRVLAHLYSLPKAQYIPVCKEGGSFATSNRSWDSPNQSVSKDVSLVGTTTNEGAGTVKVSSTSFSQEVGKDETVKAALDKLKESKRSDDESKGIPIEEESREESESKLIPNHRTETGGERNKERERGRERERDREREKERTKSRDYDRGRESDRERGREDTERDRDKVKEKGHRTRERGKDSGRLEKSKHISSRDREYHNSSYSSREREKDRRKHHSYV